The region TTCTCTAAGCGCGTAATTAGAAATAGCTATATCCGTTGTTGCTCCAACTAATTTACCTAAGCTAGCTGTTTCTAACGTTAACTGACCAAAACTTAATTCATAGCCTTCCTCAGCCCACAAGGTAGGCTCAGATAGAGTCTGTACAACTTCTAGCGTCAATTCTTCAGCTGTTTTGGCATACAAATCTAACGGCCAAGCAATTTTGCAATCTTTTGTCGTTTGAGCTTCGACTACAAACTGTCTACACTCACGCCAAACTTCCTCTCCGTCTGCTAAGAGCCTTAACACAAACAAATCATGCTCCGTTGAGGTGAAAAGATTGTTGTTGCTAATGCGCACTCCATTTTCATGTGGTTGCAAGCGCAAATTTGCATAAAGCTGTTTCACTTCTTTGGCTTTGGGACTAACTTTGCGATCTGCAAATAATAAGCCATTACCGCAGAATTCATAATCAGTCGGTCGATCGTTAAAATCACCACCATAGGCTAAATATTTCGTGCCGTCTGCTCTTGTTTGTACAAGTGCTTGGTCAATGAAATCCCAGATAAAGCCACCTTGATAGTGCGAATATTTTTCTAAGGCAATATATTCATCCAAATTGCCAACTGAATTTCCCATCGCATGCATGTATTCGCAAGAAATATAAGGCTTTTTAGGATTTGCCTGCAAATATTTTTCTATCTCATCAGCATGGGCATACATCCTCGACTCAATATCTGTAACATCTTCCCACTCTCTAGCGTTAAATTGGCCCTCATAATGTACTGGCCGCTTACCATCTAACTCATAGACACGCTTATACATAGCCCTAAATACATCACCGCCGAATGATTCATTGCCCAAAGACCAAACTAGGACACTTGGGTGGTTGTAATCTCGCTTGACCATTGACTCAACACGATCAACGCATGCTCCTTGCCACTCTGCCCTACTATCTGGCAACGCTGTATCAGGTGTAAATTCATTATGGGCATTGACCCAGGTGCCATGTGTTTCCAAATTAGTTTCATCAATTAGATAAAGACCATATTCATCGCAAAGCTCATACCAAGCAGCTTGATTTGGATAATGAGATGTGCGTACAGCATTAATATTATGTTGTTTACAAAATTTAACATCGCTGAGCATATCGTCATAAGTAATTGCTCGTCCACGTTCACAATCAAACTCATGCCGATTTACGCCCTTAAAGACAATTCTTTCGCCATTCAAGCGCATGATGCCATCAACAATTTCAAAACGCCGGAAGCCTACTTTTTGGCTAACTGATTCAATGAGCTGCCCTTCACTTGTGCATATGTCTATAGTTAAACGATACAAATTAGGCTTTTCAGCATTCCAAGCTTGTAGGCCTTTCAACTGTCCTGAACTTATTTTTAAGGTGCTTGTATCAGCAGGGCTGAGCTTAGTCTGCCAATAGATAACTTCTTTCTTAGTGCTATCGTTCAAATTAGTGCTATCGCTTAAATCTGTCAGCTTAAAGCTTAAGTTTTCGCCATTTGTGAATGGTTTGCTTAATGTTAATTCCAAATTCAAGCTCGCTGTCTCACTCGTTTTAGCATAATCTGCATCTATTTTTACATTATTAATATGGATAGCTGGTTTAGCTTCTAACTCAACTGATCTGAACAAGCCATGCAAGCGCCAATAGTCCTGATCTTCTAGCCAACTAGCACTAGAATATTCATAGCAAGCAACAACTAATAAATTTTCATTTTGGAGATAGGAACTTACAGCAAATTCGCTCGGCGTAAAGGCATCTTCGGCGTAGCCAACAAAATTTCCGTTCAACCAAACATAAATAGCTGTCTGCGCGCCATGCAAAGTTAGAGTCACTTGCCCACCTTGAGAGAGTAAAGTTTGAAGTGGCGCATCTAACTTAAATTGGCGACGATAAACAGCCACATGGTTGGCTTTAGGCACTTGCCCTAATTCTACCTGTTCATGGCCGTCCCAAGGATACTGAATGTTGACATATTTGGCTTGTAATAAGCCTGCTGTTTCCAAATGGCCTGGCACTTGAATTGCCTGATAAATGGCAGCTTCAGCTTGGCCGCAAATGGCTTTATCTGTGTCAAGTTGAAAATCGTTCGCATCTAATACTTTCACTTGCCAAATTCCATCTAAAGATTGGCAAGGCTTAACTTGCACACTGCTGTTAGCTGTTTTTAGAGGTACTGTGTAATTTAATGTCGCATGTGATTCTAAACGATTTACGGCATAAACTTCAGGATCTGTAAGCCATTTTATTTGGGACTGCCTAATCTGTTGCATCTTGTATCTCCTTGCTTTTTGTTGATACAACTATAACATATCAATCTACCAAATAGATGGCATTAGGAGTGCAAAATTATCTAAAATGAACCGTCAAGCTTTTGTTTACTTGTCCTCGATGTGTAATTCTTTTTTCAAAGCAGCTTGCAAAACGGCTGAGAAATTTAAGCCTGCTGTTTCTGCCTGAAAATTAAGCCAAGAAGGAATTGTGCAATTTTTCTTAACTGCACGCAGGTCATTCTTGCGCCGATATTCAGCCAAATCTATATTAATTTTCACATAAAGACATGTTTTATAGCTATAATTACATCATCTTTACGAGTAAGGACGTGATTAAAATCCTAATTATCCAATAGCCGTATTTATTGAAATCATACCATTTTAAAAAGTCACTCACTAAATGAGCTATCCCAGCTTTTTAATGAAAGAATGCTTCGTAATGCTTATTTGTATAAGTCCTCCCCTTCTATTAACCAAACTTATGATTTTTGTAAAAAAGCAATTAACAAATTGATCTATTAGCTTTATCGTGAAGTCACGAATTGAAAACGTGAGTTTTGCAGGTAGTGCATTTATGCGCTACCTGATTTTTTTACGCAAAACGCAAATGTGTAATTCTCCCAACAAAACTAGCCACCGCTTTATTTCAGTTTTACCTCTTTGCCATTTAGTTCACGCCACAAGTTATCTTCGCCCGTTAGACCATTAAGCAATTTCGTTAGAGTCGGCTCACGCTTGATCTTCAAGGTTGATGTCATAACGAAAGAATCTATGGTCCAAGCCCAGTATTTGATAGCTTTGTAGGGTGGAACTTGTGCATTAATACGGGCTAATTCCTGTTGAATTTGCTCTTTTATTGTATATGGTAATTCTTCACCTGGCTTTAGTTTAGCTTTTACAGCCTCATTCAAATGCAATAACAGACAAACATCAATTGTATCTCGCTTGTTATGTCCGCCAAATGCCATTGCCTGATCCACTATTTCTGGCAAAGCAATCAAAGCTTCCAACTCTTCTGGGAAAATTTTCTTACCATTTGTTAAGACAATCATCGATTTCACACGGCCTGTGATAAACAAAGCTCCATGTTCGTCCAAATAGCCAACATCACCAGTATGGAACCAGCCATCTCGATCAATTGCAGCTTGTGTAGCTGCTTTATCTTCGTAATAACCTAACATAAGATTAGGACAACGTACCAAGACTTCGCCTTGATTTTGGCTTGTAGATTCAGCTTGTCCATCTTGCAAAAATTTAGCTTCGACACCGGCTGCAAAAGTACCAACGCTGCCTGCCACCTGTAAAAAATTGCTATTCATAGCTAAAATAGGTGCTGTTTCAGTCAAGCCATAGCCAACGTAAACAGAAAAACCAATTTCAGCAAAGAAAGCCTCCGTTTCAGGGGTGAGAGCTGCTGCACCTACAATAAACAGCTTGAGATTAGGTGAAATAGCCTCTCTGACTTTTTGGAACAAGCGAGGGCGCAAATCTATACCCAATTTTAGGGCAAAATGGCTTAATTTGCACAAGAGCGCGAACTGTTTTTGTTTGCCACGTTTGGCTAAGGCATGTTCTACTTGCCGCTTTATATTATCAAGTAATAGAGGCACTGTGACCATTAATTCAATTGGAAATTTTTGGAGGTTTTGGCTGATATAACGCAACCCATTATTGAAAACAATTGTCTGCCGATGGCCCCACCAAGCATATTGCGCCGAATTTTCCAAAGTGTGATGCAAAGGCAAGACCGAGAGGACCATTTTGTCATATGGCAGTTTAATGGAAGCTCGGCAAATGTATTCCACGTGGCTGATATTACTGTGCGATAAGACCACGCCTTTGGCTTTGGAGGTAGTGCCTG is a window of Amygdalobacter nucleatus DNA encoding:
- a CDS encoding glycoside hydrolase family 2 TIM barrel-domain containing protein, encoding MQQIRQSQIKWLTDPEVYAVNRLESHATLNYTVPLKTANSSVQVKPCQSLDGIWQVKVLDANDFQLDTDKAICGQAEAAIYQAIQVPGHLETAGLLQAKYVNIQYPWDGHEQVELGQVPKANHVAVYRRQFKLDAPLQTLLSQGGQVTLTLHGAQTAIYVWLNGNFVGYAEDAFTPSEFAVSSYLQNENLLVVACYEYSSASWLEDQDYWRLHGLFRSVELEAKPAIHINNVKIDADYAKTSETASLNLELTLSKPFTNGENLSFKLTDLSDSTNLNDSTKKEVIYWQTKLSPADTSTLKISSGQLKGLQAWNAEKPNLYRLTIDICTSEGQLIESVSQKVGFRRFEIVDGIMRLNGERIVFKGVNRHEFDCERGRAITYDDMLSDVKFCKQHNINAVRTSHYPNQAAWYELCDEYGLYLIDETNLETHGTWVNAHNEFTPDTALPDSRAEWQGACVDRVESMVKRDYNHPSVLVWSLGNESFGGDVFRAMYKRVYELDGKRPVHYEGQFNAREWEDVTDIESRMYAHADEIEKYLQANPKKPYISCEYMHAMGNSVGNLDEYIALEKYSHYQGGFIWDFIDQALVQTRADGTKYLAYGGDFNDRPTDYEFCGNGLLFADRKVSPKAKEVKQLYANLRLQPHENGVRISNNNLFTSTEHDLFVLRLLADGEEVWRECRQFVVEAQTTKDCKIAWPLDLYAKTAEELTLEVVQTLSEPTLWAEEGYELSFGQLTLETASLGKLVGATTDIAISNYALREASSNSLARVTIGRFNAGLKTANAEFLFAYAKGGLVSLRNGEKELVLSRPNLTTFRALTDNDRGANHAYERAMWEVAGKCAKCVDCQVQQLDNSILQVTYKYLLANNLATPVTVAYTAYPNASLRIKVTYHGENAAKLPTLPAFGLEWLLPLEYSNLRFYGLGPHETYVDRMHARLGIFKTNAYADSTPYLVPQETGNHEEVRWAEITDASGHGLRISRYASNANFACSLLGHTSAEIEAAKHQYELSQPSKMCLRLLAAQMGVGGDDSWCSPVHSKYHLRADKPLGLDVLVHLL
- a CDS encoding AMP-binding protein, which gives rise to MRKCCQSNENSATSNSAIKQPEIIKHPASMLVSGQKKVTDLRQLLRDTVQTCPDKVAYIEMPDDPNAPVSFTYKELEARINALGTALSAPYFQEKVEDCNLPGLEGMNKPRLAILGDNSVDWIVAQNAAMFGAGLAVPLDKQLGLKELQGLLSRSRCRKIFLDASKKTLIDGILAQPGSITDLILIGGKQIKVATDLASQFRKDTSATNLATDVATNLALDKPEAAIISPICTVNGVRVWRLNDLEVAGQTMLLAGQDAFLKVEIDPKAPAAIFFTSGTTSKAKGVVLSHSNISHVEYICRASIKLPYDKMVLSVLPLHHTLENSAQYAWWGHRQTIVFNNGLRYISQNLQKFPIELMVTVPLLLDNIKRQVEHALAKRGKQKQFALLCKLSHFALKLGIDLRPRLFQKVREAISPNLKLFIVGAAALTPETEAFFAEIGFSVYVGYGLTETAPILAMNSNFLQVAGSVGTFAAGVEAKFLQDGQAESTSQNQGEVLVRCPNLMLGYYEDKAATQAAIDRDGWFHTGDVGYLDEHGALFITGRVKSMIVLTNGKKIFPEELEALIALPEIVDQAMAFGGHNKRDTIDVCLLLHLNEAVKAKLKPGEELPYTIKEQIQQELARINAQVPPYKAIKYWAWTIDSFVMTSTLKIKREPTLTKLLNGLTGEDNLWRELNGKEVKLK